In one Lolium rigidum isolate FL_2022 chromosome 3, APGP_CSIRO_Lrig_0.1, whole genome shotgun sequence genomic region, the following are encoded:
- the LOC124700054 gene encoding fe(2+) transport protein 1-like, whose protein sequence is MPSSSQALALVSFALLLICSTPLLADAQQSPAAPDVCADPSLDSACHNVPKALRLKLIAIPTILISSVIGVCLPLFARSVPALQPDRSLFSIVKAFASGVILATGYMHVLPDSFNNLTSPCLPKKPWGDFSFTAFVAMLAAIFTLMVDSLMLTFYNRKKGGASGPSSAVVADHESPEQGGHWHSHGHGHGHGVAVADGAEAGKMQLRRNRVVVQVLEMGIVVHSVVIGLGMGASQSVCTIRPLVAAMCFHQMFEGMGLGGCILQAEYGMKMKAGLVFFFSTTTPFGIALGLALTKVYKDNSPTALIVVGLLNAASAGLLHYMALVELLAADFMGPKLQGSVRLQLICLTAVLLGAGGMSVMAKWA, encoded by the exons ATGCCGTCGTCGTCACAGGCCCTAGCCCTCGTCTCGTTCGCCCTCCTGCTCATCTGCTCCACTCCCCTCCTCGCCGATGCGCAGCAGTCACCGGCGGCGCCGGACGTGTGCGCCGACCCTTCGTTGGACAGCGCCTGCCACAACGTCCCCAAGGCGCTGCGCCTGAAGCTGATCGCCATCCCGACCATCCTCATCTCGAGCGTGATCGGCGTTTGCCTGCCGCTCTTCGCACGGTCGGTGCCTGCGCTCCAGCCCGACCGCAGCCTCTTCTCCATCGTCAAGGCCTTCGCGTCGGGCGTCATCCTCGCCACCGGCTACATGCAcgtgctgccggactccttcaacAACCTCACCTCGCCCTGCCTCCCCAAGAAGCCGTGGGGTGACTTCTCCTTCACCGCCTTCGTCGCCATGCTCGCCGCCATCTTCACGCTCATGGTCGACTCGCTCATGCTCACCTTCTACAACCGGAAGAAGGGCGGCGCTAGCGGCCCCAGCAGCGCTGTGGTCGCCGATCACGAGAGCCCGGAGCAGGGAGGACACTGGCACAGTCACGGCCACGGTCATGGCCACGGCGTGGCCGTAGCAGACGGCGCCGAGGCTGGTAAGATGCAGCTGCGCCGAAACCGCGTCGTCGTTCAG GTGCTCGAGATGGGCATCGTGGTGCACTCGGTGGTGATCGGGCTGGGCATGGGCGCGTCGCAGAGCGTGTGCACCATCCGGCCGCTGGTGGCGGCCATGTGCTTCCACCAGATGTTCGAGGGCATGGGCCTCGGCGGCTGCATCCTCCAGGCGGAGTATGGCATGAAGATGAAGGCcggcctcgtcttcttcttctccaccaccacgcccTTCGGGATCGCGCTCGGCCTGGCGCTCACCAAGGTCTACAAGGACAACAGCCCCACCGCGCTCATCGTCGTCGGCCTGCTCAACGCCGCCTCGGCCGGGCTGCTGCACTACATGGCGCTCGTGGAGCTCCTCGCCGCCGACTTCATGGGGCCCAAGCTGCAGGGAAGCGTCAGGCTCCAGCTCATctgcctcaccgccgtcctcctcggcgctgGCGGCATGTCCGTCATGGCCAAGTGGGCGTGA